One Paramisgurnus dabryanus chromosome 8, PD_genome_1.1, whole genome shotgun sequence DNA window includes the following coding sequences:
- the LOC135770807 gene encoding C3a anaphylatoxin chemotactic receptor-like produces MVGTTLRPQNQTENTTNINTVANQILSSTDILKICIYLVILIMGVIGNGLVIFVTGYKMKTTVNSVWFLNLAMADFIFDFCLIINIIVTFNNKVWLFNDLMCKLTSLVTVINMFASIFLLTAISVDRCLCIWMIVWVQNKRTLNKGRIICVFVWILSICCSLPFAMHRSVQEHKGLKYCVYNQSHDVLLSLFTYRFMVGFLIPFLIIASSYIAIGVRVKLLKIEKQLRPYRVILSVILAFFICWFPLHVQQLCHIHAVKYNWTVSAQKEISSAGSFLQCLAYLNSCLNPILYVFMCDEYKTKLKKSLLLVFEAAFTDDLPYRSTLRSTLRYSESLRSKSGKQTNDTTISSSGSGQGRTSF; encoded by the exons atGG TGGGCACAACTTTGAGACCTCAAAATCAGACAGAGAACACAACAAACATCAACACAGTGGCAAACCAAATCTTATCAAGCACCGATATCTTAAAGATCTGCATATATCTTGTCATCTTGATCATGGGTGTCATTGGAAATGGACTTGTCATCTTTGTGACCGGCTACAAAATGAAGACGACAGTCAACTCTGTTTGGTTTCTCAATTTGGCCATGGCAGATTTCATTTTTGATTTCTGTTTGATTATCAACATAATTGTTACCTTCAACAATAAGGTTTGGCTTTTCAACGACTTAATGTGTAAATTAACCTCCTTGGTCACAGTAATAAATATGTTTGCGAGCATTTTTTTGCTGACAGCCATCAGTGTGGATCGATGTCTGTGCATATGGATGATTGTGTGGGTTCAGAATAAACGAACTCTAAACAAAGGCAGAATCATCTGTGTATTTGTGTGGATTTTATCCATCTGCTGCAGCCTCCCTTTTGCCATGCACCGCTCGGTACAGGAACATAAGGGATTGAAATACTGTGTCTACAACCAGTCACATGATGTATTATTGTCTCTGTTCACATACAGGTTTATGGTTGGCTTTCTAATTCCCTTCTTGATCATTGCATCTTCATACATAGCTATTGGTGTGCGCGTGAAACTCCTTAAAATTGAAAAGCAGCTTCGGCCTTACCGAGTCATTTTGTCTGTGATTCTGGCTTTCTTCATATGCTGGTTTCCTCTCCATGTTCAACAACTGTGTCACATACATGCAGTGAAGTATAACTGGACTGTCAGTGCTCAGAAAGAAATTAGTTCTGCAGGATCTTTTCTTCAGTGCCTGGCTTATCTAAACAGTTGTCTGAACCCCATTCTCTATGTGTTCATGTGTGATGAGTATAAGACAAAACTTAAAAAGTCTCTCCTGCTGGTGTTTGAGGCGGCCTTTACGGATGATCTGCCTTACCGATCAACACTTCGTTCTACTTTACGCTACTCAGAGTCACTGCGAAGTAAATCTGGCAAGCAGACAAACGACACAACCATCTCCTCCTCTGGAAGTGGTCAGGGCAGAACAAGCTTTTAA